The sequence CAACGACGCGGGTGGGTCGGCAACACTGATGTTGTTGCCCGAGTCCGGGGTCGAAGGCAACAGCCACGTCATGATGATGGACAGCAACAATCTCGACATCGCTGAACTGATAAAGACCTGGCTCGACGATGCCTTGACGACCGAGGTCTAGGGAAGGGGGCACCCGTCCGTGCGCAGCAGCCCTATGAGCTCGCCGTGGCCGTCGGAGACCGCTACGACGGCCCCCCGACCATCTTGCTCAAGGGCGACTCGCGCCGAGTTCACTATGTCCCAGGCGTCGGCGCGTGACATTGATTTGGTGTTCTTCATGACGCTCGCCGTCCCGGCGACCTACCATTCGTGTTCCCGGCCATCCCAGGTCCAGAAGCCACCATGCATTTGGGTCGTTAGCCCACCCATGAGCCTGCGAATTCCGGCGGCGCTCTCGGACACCGAGACGGGCGCCGATGATCCACCCATGTCGGTGCTGACCCAGCCTGGGTGGATGACAATTGCCCGAATCCCTCGCTCGGCCCAGCCTGGAGCTCGCAGCCGGAAGGCGTCGTTCAGGGCAGCTTTCGAGTCACCGTAATCGCCAAGGCTGCCGGTTCGGCCGCGGCGTGCACCAAGTTGTGACGTGATGAGGGCGATCTTGCGTT is a genomic window of Acidimicrobiia bacterium containing:
- a CDS encoding heme-binding protein; protein product: MKNTKSMSRADAWDIVNSARVALEQDGRGAVVAVSDGHGELIGLLRTDGCPLP